TAGCCAGATCTCCGCCAGGAACGACAGTTGGTGGCTGGTAGTTGATACCAACTTTAAAGCCAGTGGGGCACCAGTCCACAAATTGGATGCTGCGTTTGGTCTTGATGGCAGCGATGGCCACATTCACATCTTTGGGTACCACTTCACCACGATAGAGCAGGCAGCAGGCCATGTATTTACCATGGCGAGGATCACACTTGACCATTTGATTAGCCGGTTCAAAGCAGGCATTGGTGATTTCAGCTACAGAGAGTTGCTCATGGTATGCCTTCTCTGCAGATATGACTGGTGCATATGTGGCCAGTGGAAAGTGGATGCGAGGGTAAGGCACCAAGTTGGTCTGGAACTCAGTCAGGTCAACATTTAGGGCTCCATCAAAGCGAAGAGAGGCCGTGATGGAAGACACTATCTGACTGATAAGGCGGTTAAGGTTGGTGTAAGAAGGGCGTTCGATGTCGAGGTTTCTGCGACAGATGTCATAGATGGCTTCGTTATCCACCATGAAAGCACAGTCAGAGTGCTCTAAGGTGGTGTGAGTGGTTAGAATGGAGTTGTAGGGCTCTACCACTGCTGTAGAAACTTGAGGAGCTGGGTAGATTGCAAACTCGAGTTTTGATTTCTTTCCATAATCAACCGAAAGTCGCTCCATGAGGAGGGAGGTGAAACCAGATCCGGTACCGCCACCAAACGAGTGGAAGACCAAGAAGCCTTGGAGACCAGTGCATTGGTCAGactgcacacaaaaaaacaaatttttatAGTTTAGATTTTCATGAGATGCCTAATAAATAAAGCCACAAACAGTACTTCTACTTCCTTGTAGGTTATGAAGTTATATAAACTATCCAATAAGAACAGAAGCCAAAAACATCTACTTTCCTGACCAATGCTCATCAACTCTTCAATGCTGTCGTAACTCTCACCAGTTTGCGCATTCTGTCGAGAACAGAGTCAATGATTTCTCTGCCAATGGTGTAGTGTCCACGGGCATAATTGTTGGCTGCATCCTCTTTTCCAGATATCAGCTGCTCAGGGTGAAACAGTTGACGATATGTACCAGCACGCACTTCATCTACAGAGGTGAAAAGAAAGGAAACATACATTAGTTTAATAGGCACTACTTTTTTCTACAATCACATTCGCAAATACAGAAGAGAGAAAACAACACTGTGCCAATATTGTAGTACTGACCAACAACTGTGGGTTCCAGGTCAACAAAGACAGCCCTTGGGACATATTTTCCAGCCCCGGTCTCACTAAAAAATGTTGTGAAAGAGTCATCATGGCCTCCAATGGACTTTTGCGTGGGCATTTGACCGTCTGGCTGAATGCCGTGTTCCAAACAGTATAGCTCCCAACAAGTGTTCCCCATCTGGACACCAGCCTGGCCTACGTGGACAGAGATGCACTCacgcttgaaaaaaaaagaggaaaaaaaggacaggaGCGGAATATTTGTTAATCAAAATGCAATTATCATATAGTTGACCTTTTCATGCCTGCCAATGACAACACTAGATGCCGAATACATTTTGTCTcttcaatgaaaaaatatgcattttaaagTGTTACTTGTGGCTGTACCCTGAGTGTATTTACATCAATACACCACAAATTAATTACTGCACCCATTTTACCAACAGCAAAGGTGATTATGGTGATCTTTCACAAGTTCCAAAGAGCAAAATTGTTCTGCATTATTTATAGTCAACAAAACAGGTAAGAGCTCATTTGTTTCCACTAGTATTGTATTCAAGTTGACAGGCGACGCACCCGCTTCGTGATATAGTCCAAGCACACCCTCAGATAAAACCTCATCATCATCTTGACTGACTGGATGAGCAGGACAAACGCCCTCATCCCTTACAATGTAGAAAATGCCTGTTACTGACTTTTAAAAATGCCTTATATTTACCATTCGTGtcttaaatgtgatttttttcaactttggcatggatgtgtttttttcgttttatttACAAATTTCATTAGAGCTTATGAAATCCATGTTTGGATCAACTAAACTCCCCAGTGTCCTTTTAAGTGACTCCAGCTAATGTGACATCATCTCAGTTTCCAGGTATGCAGGTCATTGCACAGCAGGCTATTTTAGTGTGCTCATATTGAGAGATGACACCCAGTAGAAATGTGGGAGTGAATGTTTGAGTAAACACCGACAGGCAGCCACAAAAATAGTCCTTGtcggttaaaaaagaaaaagaaaaaaaacctgacggtttagtggttcactcgcctgactttggtgcggccGAGCGTGGGCTTGATTCCCAATGGTGGCAGTATGGGTAgtgagcctgaatggttgtGTGTCTCTGTATGTGCCATATAGCTGACCGGCAACTACTAGTCTacagtgtagtctgccttttgcccaatgTAAAGTGGGATCCTGCAACCTCCATAACCATTATGAGGATGCGTAGTTTGGAAGAtgtatgaataaatgaattgaaaaacacATTCTCTATCTCTATTGTGTCACTCTGATATATTAACAGTTTGGGCAAGAGGGTGTATTTGAGCTGGGCTGTTGTATGACTGTTGGGCCGAATTACTAGCTGCGGTAAAAGGGTGTGTTTGTAGTGCGCTGTGCAAACAAAACTATGTGCAGTGTTTTCTTGGGTAGGTAAGATTGACTATGTTATAACCTCGCAATTAACTACTAACTTTAAATAAATCTGACAAACAAACTTCTATGCAGTATCAAAAATTTTATAAATTCCTCATTTGTTAATCAATATCATTCTTGCTTTATGTAAGTCAGAGCTGACTTGTTACGACCTGCATTTTGACACACCTAAATTTCACACACCGAGGCACCGAAACCAAAGATAGACAGGTTCTGAGTTTTAAGAACAACTTGAAATTGAAATCAagcaatacaaataaatacaaccaTCTCTAATGGTTTGAGTGTCAAATATGTGCAGGAAAATGGACCAGATTAAAGGTTACTTCCAACTGCTTTAATTTACGCTGTCCTAACTGAACAGCTTGTGTCAGAAATAGATCACTGCCCTAGTGATTACCATAAAAACTGAGCTGAATTTGGCTACTGACCTGAAAACCAGGTGATGACAGACAGAAGCCTTCACTCTAGATTTAACAAAAGTATAATGCAGTAGGAAAAGCTACTTACCATTTTGCCTGCTAAATTGAGGGTCTTTTTCCACAATCTGGGTTTGGCTTTTAATTTCTTGGGCGCCTCTCACAGCAGTCCTCAATGTGGTCTGAGTGAGTTTAACTGTCAAATGCGCAGAGACTATACGCTATATTCAACTTCAAACCACTCCCACCTGTCTCATTGACAGGCTCTGTGAGGGTGCAGACTGTTTGCATGACCAAGAGGTGCTGCCAATATACTTCTTTACACAGTAAACTGATCGCATACAAGAAGGGCAAACTTTCACTCCTCACAAGTATAGAGCTCCAATGTCATTATATTCATTTGTACACACTGGATTTTGCTGGTAGTTAGTTATTGCGAGTGGAGCATGATTTATGATGGACATGTGCAAGTAGGTGTGAGCGGACCAAATAAGTAGGCAATGACAGTTATGTAAAATTTGCAAGACCGCTTCATGGGCTGGCCAACAAATGTGAGATAAGACTGGATACTTACATTTAGACTATCAGATGTTATCAATGTCTGTAGAGTacaattaaataatttattcaaGGGATTGGGGGAAAATTCTTACAATCGAGACCAGTTAAAAggggcattttattttgcatgtgaaCTGGAAATGAAATTCCCAGTCAATTGCTAATGTAACAAACATGAATGCAGGTGTTCACACATTTTTGCAGTAtgactaaaatataaaaaaagggaaaaaatgatcTGATGAATTCAcagttatattttattcttttcaaaTACCAATTGTCAGCAGAGCGGAGCTGCCTCGTTCCgcctgaagtccaggatgagttccatggtcTTGGAGACATTCAAGTGCGTTTGTCtgcctgttttttgttgttatttgtgcacttcgtggtgaagctttaaatctcattatacttgtataatgacaataaaatagggcctatcccagctgactccaggccagaggcgggggagagacaaccatgcacaatcacacccacacctaggggcaatttagagtgtccaatcagcctaccatgcatgtttttgaaatgtgtgaggaaaccagagtacccgggagaaacccacgcaggcccagggagagcatgcaaactccacacaggtgtattTGACCCAGATTTGACCTAAATTTGACCtagattttaacccaggaccccagagctgtgaggcagacgcgctaaccactccccTACCGGGCTGGCCACATCAATATCAAATatcaaatattcaaattaaaaaaacatcaaataccACAAATGTACATtgctaaaatattttcatttcatataGGTGACCCTTCTAAGAAAGGGTTTAGAAAGCCCCTGTTCTAAACTGACTGCTTCTCTATTTTCAGATGTCCTTACAGTTTTTTGCTGGTAGAGGTCATAGTTGCTGCAAAATGTATCTGCCACTTGAGGCACAGCACGTGACAAATTAACGGAAGAAGTCATAGGGAAGGGAGGGTAGAGTGCAaatgtacaataaaataaaataagactaaataaaactttttttttaaatctacctCATTTCAAGTAACTTCATTGTGCCTTCAAATTCAATTATgtgttcattttgtcttttaaatgttaaaactcAGTGGACTAAATTTTATGTTGAAGTTAGGGCGTTGCCAGTACAGTACTCAAATAACATAAGTAGGTCAGGGCTTTGTGGAGCAGTGGGACGTGGACTTCCCAGCACCCTATTATTTGACAGATAAAGTATGTAAAGAGAAAGAGAATTGTTGTTTGATCATCATACCTCGTACAGTTAGGTAGTAAATCAGTCAATTCGTCTATGTGCTGTGCGCATGTAAAAGCAAAGCTCCAATGAGAACTGTTATTCTATCCTGACTTTTTCCCTTAACGGTGTATTCAGTAATTACTGGTCTGGTGGCAAATAAGACCTAAATAGTTCTTACAATGTATCCACATTGTTGGATCTTCGTTCACTGAAAAAGCAGTTTGTCCCATTTAAAATGTTCCTAGTGTTAGTTGAGGCCTCTGCCTCAGAGCTATGCGCCGTATCAACAGTTTAGTTTATCTCAGCTGAACAAGCAGTTACAGCACTGTTATCCAAATGAAACTAAGATAAAACAGAATTAAATTTTTTATCAGGCAAAAACCTTCTGCACGAATCACTTGATAAAACTCTGAAAGAAAcattgtcattgtcattgtCAATGGTCGACACTAATAAAAAGGTTTACACCAACTCTTGCATCGTCAATACAAACCATTTCTGCTGACATTTGTGTTTACACAACTAAACCCCCACTCAGCCAGTTGCTGTGGTGCCATTTGGTCTTCCATGTGAGCTGATCCACATCAAGGCTATAAAGTTCCCTTTCTTTCACAAATAGATGAACTATGGAATAATGAAGCACATTATGTACTATGCATTGCAATGTTTATAATTCATTCGAACTAGATAGACCGGTgtgagaaaaatgttttaaatcatcaataatatatagaaaatatatacaaaatataatttctgcttttttttaaagggtacCGGAAGAAAAGTCCCAagatttctgcattgtaaatcAAATTAAACATAGGCCTACAGTTCCATGTAAACATTCTGTACATGATATGCCCACTTGATGTTATTCAACTGTATAAATTAACTTTGTAGAGCAGCTTTCAAGGTCAAACTAGTAGGGTGAAACTTATCTTTTTTCAGAAATAATagatgaaaacacacacaccaattcTTGCACACAGATACACAAAACTCACATAAAGCTTTGGGTGGTGGCATCCTTCTGCATTGTGTTTTCTATTGAGTGGATGAACATGTTATTGTCCCATCAGTAGGTTCTCTGATTACAGCTCATATCATATCCATGCTCACCTTAAAGACCAGGTATATAAAGTCAAGCAACACAAGTGGGAAAGGAACTGAATCTCCTTCCTGAATCCTCAACTTAGGAAAAGTGAGATCAACCATGGTAAGACACTGTTTCCTGACAATTCTATCATGAAAAAAGACTTTTATACTTGGATCATACGCCAGAAATTACCAATCCGAATTGATTgttgtattttaaaacaaattgttATCTCTTTTCACAGCGTGAATGTATCTCCATACATGTGGGTCAAGCTGGTGCTCAGATTGGCAATGCATGTTGGGAGCTGTACTGTCTAGAACATGGCATCCAGCCAGATGGCCAGATGACCTCTGATAAAATAAATGGTGGTGGGGATGACTCCTTTAACACCTTTTTCAGTGAGACGGGAGCCGGAAAACACGTTCCAAGAGCCATCTTTGTAGATCTGGAGCCCACTGTTATTGGTCAGTGGAACTTGGAATTGGACATTGTGAAACAGTCGTGGACACTTGAACTCTGTTttcacttgtttgtttttttctaaatttacaGATGAGGTGCGTACCGGCACCTACAGACAACTGTTCCACCCAGAACAATTAATCACAGGGAAGGAAGATGCTGCTAACAACTATGCCCGTGGTCACTACACCATTGGAAAGGAAATCATTGATCTGGTTCTGGACAGGAGTCGCAAATTGGTGAgaaaacacaaagaaagaaTGGCTTTTTAATGAGTTACTAACTGCTGTTAGTTTGCCTAGAAGTCAACCGTTGAGTGCCCAAATCTTGCTTTGGCTCTTTCAGGCTGACCAATGCACTGGCTTGCAAGGATTCCTCATCTTCCACTCTTTTGGTGGAGGTACAGGCTCTGGTTTCACCTCCTTGCTCATGGAGAGATTGTCTGTTGATTATGGTAAAAAGTCCAAGCTTGAGTTTGCTATTTACCCAGCACCTCAAGTTTCTACAGCGGTGGTAGAGCCATATAATTCTATTCTGACCACTCATACAACGCTTGAGCATTCCGACTGCGCCTTCATGGTGGACAATGAAGCAATATATGACATCTGTCGCCGGAACCTTGATATTGAAAGGCCAACCTACACTAACCTGAACAGGCTTATTGGCCAAATAGTGTCTTCCATCACAGCCTCTCTTCGTTTTGATGGTGCCCTGAATGTTGACTTGACAGAGTTCCAGACCAATTTGGTGCCCTACCCTCGTATACATTTCCCTCTTGCTACATACGCACCAGTCATCTCTGCAGAGAAGGCCTACCATGAACAACTTTCTGTGGCTGATATCACAAATACCTGCTTTGAGCCAGCCAATCAGATGGTCAAGTGTGATCCTCGTCATGGTAAATACATGGCCTGCTGTCTGCTATATCGTGGTGATGTAGTGCCAAAAGACGTAAATTCCGCCATCGCTGCCATTAAAACCAAACGCAGCATTCAGTTTGTGGACTGGTGTCCCACAGGTTTCAAAGTGGGTATCAACTATCAACCCCCAACAGTTGTTCCTGGAGGGGATTTGGCAAAAGTGCAGAGGGCTGTGTGCATGTTAAGCAACACTACAGCCATAGCTGAGGCCTGGGCTCGCCTAGATCACAAGTTCGATCTAATGTATGCCAAGAGGGCTTTTGTGCACTGGTATGTCGGAGAGGGAATGGAGGAAGGCGAGTTCTCAGAGGCCAGAGAGGATATGGCGGCCCTGGAGAAGGATTACGAAGAAGTGGGTGCGGACAACATTGGCGATGAGGATGAAGGGGAAGAATAATGACCTAAGGACAAGTAGAAAAACAATTTCAAGATTTTACTTAGTTTTTCATCTGGTATATGCCCAAATATCATGCTATCCTGTGACCATTTAATGATAGATTTCTTGGTTGGAACCTCCAATAGATCCTTTCTTTGTGCTGTGTCAGAGTCGCTTTTGTTCACCTCCCCCACACTTATTCCCGCACATGTGGAATGTAAGTTATGAAAGTTCTCCAATGTCAGTTTCTGTCTACCATTCAGCTGTGAGTCTGAGTGTTAGAGAGTACATCACCACTGACTAACTTACTGTCTGCTGTTGTTtgtgaaatatatattcagAAATGAACAGACTTAAACAACAACTGATGACCCCAAATGTTATTTTACAGCACATACGCTGTTATTGAGAAATGCTTAAATATcttagaaaaatgacaaaataaggcCTGACAGACATTTTTCTGCTATTTtgtagtttatatttttttaaatcagatttcTCGATGTGTTGTTATTTATCATGTGTCATTGtggattaaaatgtaattataaaaaaaacgatGTGCTTTGCATTATCTTTTCATATGAATTTTCCCTAGTTTACTTCTCATCACAACACAATTTATCGAATATAAACCATGTCATGATTCAGGTCTGATTTGCAGAGAGGTGGATTAATTTCCtgacagtatttttatttagccAATGCATTACTCTAGCAAGGTTCCACAATACATTATGGCTTTAAATGTTCAGACTAAATTTGCATCtcttaaataaatgcaaaagtACACATCCTTGTTCATATTTTAACTTCCATGTCAACAAATAGTGTAACAGTTGTCTAAAACTATACATATTAGAATGTTTAAAACACAACACTGATGTGACATAAAATCCTTTAATCCAGAAAGATATTAACCAGAATATATGGAGCATGGGGCTattgtaaagaaaaatatttcacaatatTTCCAAAAAGATGAACAAGTCCTGCACCCACTTGCAATTATTTGACAACCATTTTAAGCTCATAGATTTGTGGGATAACTTCCAGCACTCATATGACCCCCGTGAACATACCAGTTTAGGGCTAGTGACATGTTTAGGGTGTGTTGAGCCCTTCATCCAAATTCTGTTGAGATTATAATTTATGGTAGTCATACAATAGACTACGTACTATGCTGGGATGCGACTACTAGCCAAAGCCTGCTACGATGCCATTGACGacgttagacgtccaatttattttgactaggAAGGCTTAGCAGCGATCTCttaataaattatt
Above is a window of Stigmatopora nigra isolate UIUO_SnigA chromosome 11, RoL_Snig_1.1, whole genome shotgun sequence DNA encoding:
- the LOC144204693 gene encoding tubulin alpha chain is translated as MRECISVHVGQAGVQMGNTCWELYCLEHGIQPDGQMPTQKSIGGHDDSFTTFFSETGAGKYVPRAVFVDLEPTVVDEVRAGTYRQLFHPEQLISGKEDAANNYARGHYTIGREIIDSVLDRMRKLSDQCTGLQGFLVFHSFGGGTGSGFTSLLMERLSVDYGKKSKLEFAIYPAPQVSTAVVEPYNSILTTHTTLEHSDCAFMVDNEAIYDICRRNLDIERPSYTNLNRLISQIVSSITASLRFDGALNVDLTEFQTNLVPYPRIHFPLATYAPVISAEKAYHEQLSVAEITNACFEPANQMVKCDPRHGKYMACCLLYRGEVVPKDVNVAIAAIKTKRSIQFVDWCPTGFKVGINYQPPTVVPGGDLAKVQRAVCMLSNTTAIAEAWARLDHKFDLMYAKRAFVHWYVGEGMEEGEFSEAREDMAALEKDYEEVGIDSFEEDEEGEEY
- the LOC144203992 gene encoding tubulin alpha chain-like, with the translated sequence MRECISIHVGQAGAQIGNACWELYCLEHGIQPDGQMTSDKINGGGDDSFNTFFSETGAGKHVPRAIFVDLEPTVIDEVRTGTYRQLFHPEQLITGKEDAANNYARGHYTIGKEIIDLVLDRSRKLADQCTGLQGFLIFHSFGGGTGSGFTSLLMERLSVDYGKKSKLEFAIYPAPQVSTAVVEPYNSILTTHTTLEHSDCAFMVDNEAIYDICRRNLDIERPTYTNLNRLIGQIVSSITASLRFDGALNVDLTEFQTNLVPYPRIHFPLATYAPVISAEKAYHEQLSVADITNTCFEPANQMVKCDPRHGKYMACCLLYRGDVVPKDVNSAIAAIKTKRSIQFVDWCPTGFKVGINYQPPTVVPGGDLAKVQRAVCMLSNTTAIAEAWARLDHKFDLMYAKRAFVHWYVGEGMEEGEFSEAREDMAALEKDYEEVGADNIGDEDEGEE